GTAGACAAAGGTTCAGAAAAAAATAACACATTTTGGAGCTATTTCTGTGATGATTTGGAGAAACTGTGTCGCCGAATAGCCAAGCGCACGTTGCATGAGATGAACAGCTTCTTGCGCAGAAGGCAGGCAGTTTCATAACCCCGCGCCATGAGCCTCCCATAATTCATGCAAAAAGAGCCCTAAgggattcagtgtgtgtgtgtgtgtgtgtgtgtgtgtgtgtgtgtgtgtgtgtgtgtgtgtgtgtgtgtgtgtgtgtgtgtgtgtgtgtgtgtgtgtgtgtgtgtgtgtgtgtgtgtgtgtgtgtgtgtgtgtgtgtgtgtgtgtgtgtgtgtgtgtgtgtgtgtgtgcgtgtgtgtgtgagagagagagtctgaaaaTAATATCAGGCTTTTCCGTTAGAATGAACTTTACCACTGTAGCCAGCCATGAAATAATGTGACCCGACACTTCAAACCATCTGCGCTATCTATCCGCCTTCTTATTTACTAAATCAGCCCGTGCACAAAACGGAGTGTATCTGATACTAAACCCGAGTAGCCCAGCAGTGCCACGATAGTTTTATACACAAACGTTCCGTTTTTTTCTGCAGTGTTTAGCAAAAAACGTCTCTTTGATGGATTAGGCTGTAGGCAAGTGTGCAGTGTGAATTAGAAATAGAAGCAGTGATTTTATCTGAGAAGAAGCAGATGCAATACAATATGTCATGGCAGATCAAATAAAGATACAACATCTGTCAAATATGTCTGATCCAATAAAGATAGGCCTATAATATGTCGATGTAGCCTACATCATCAAAATAACCGAATTTGATGCGAATGACTTCAATTGTTCCAGCATAAAATCCCAAATTCATTCAACATATAGCGTAGTGCCATATTTTTTTGTGATCAAATGAGTCCCAACAATTCTAGAGCGTGGATGAACGGGATTTTCTGCGTGCGTTAGGCTATATTCAATATCATGCTATTGTAATCGCAGAACATTCGTTGTCTGTTTTTATTCTTTATTTGAACAATTTTTAAAACGGTATGATAATCAGCCAATATCTGTCGTGCCTGCTGCGGGGTCTTATTTTCCATTTTCAATTAAAGAAGTAGGTTAAACGTGTGAACGTATTGCGTTTTAATTGACTCGTCGCTTTTCTTCTACACAGCCATGATTTACAAAGGAGGGGATGTAGGAAAACATGGAAGGCAATTAAAGGTTTGAAGACAAAAAGCAAAGGTCAAAATGTTTACATTCTAAAAAGCCGCTGTCGAGCACTGGGAGGTGCTGCATTCTCTTTAGCGCTCCTTTCCGCGTGATTGGTAAACTTGACAGTGATTGACGGGCATCCATGGCAACCAATCTGCCAAGTCCAATAGAAAATCAGCAGAGGGGCTGACTGTAATTCCCCCCTTCAAAATACATCTCGGGTCTAGTTTTTATACTCTTGTAATTTCTACATACCAAGTTCACCAGCCGAGGGCATAGTTCCTCCGTGTTTTTAACGGTTGATCTGTTAACTTTGGGATTGCCTTTTTGTGTGGATCCGACGatcagagagcgagagggagagaagggtaggCGCGAGAGGGGAGcgtgtgagtcagagagagacggaggtgaAACGAAAAGCCTCCATGTTTCAGCTGCCTATCTTGAATTTTAGCCCCCAGCAGGTTGCGGGGGTTTGCGAGACTCTGGAAGAGAGCGGGGACATTGAGCGCCTCGGTCGCTTCCTCTGGTCTCTGCCCGTCGCCCCAGCAGCCTGCGAGGTCCTCAACAAGAATGAGTCGGTGCTTAGGGCGCGGGCCATCGTGGCCTACCACACCGGGAATTTCCGAGAACTCTACCACATTCTGGAGAACCACAAGTTCACCAAAGAGTCTCACACTAAACTACAGGCCCTGTGGCTCGAGGCGCACTACCAGGAGGCAGAGAAGCTGCGAGGCCGCCCGCTAGGGCCAGTGGACAAATACAGGGTACGGAAGAAGTTCCCTCTACCCAGAACGATATGGGACGGAGAGCAAAAGACCCACTGCTTCAAGGAGAGAACCCGACATTTGTTACGAGAATGGTACTTGCAGGATCCTTACCCGAACCCGAGCAAAAAGAGGGAGCTCGCGCAGGCTACTGGACTTACTCCCACACAAGTGGGAAACTGGTTCAAAAATCGTAGACAAAGGGATAGAGCGGCGGCTGCGAAAAATAGGTAGGCTACATGCTGCAGTCTGTACCTTTTTGTATTTTTATCAAAGATGGTGTGAGGTGGCTACAACGTTTATTGTTACATTCTTAACGAAAGGGACCTTGCGTTGCGACTATCTCAGTCAGCCTAAGTATttgcattttttttcaataaaagCAATTATTTGTGCAAATATTGTTCCATCGAATTGTTTGAATTATGTTATTTTGAGTAAACATTGAAATATAGTTGGCTATAATATATAAATAGTatatttaaattaattttttcatAAATATTCTCAACGGAAATGACACCATAAACGCTGTAGCCTATTGAAATGAAGTAAACTGTATGACAAACTCCATTGTGTGACTATAGCCCTTGTCATTTTCATTGCAAAACGAACGCATGTCTTAATGCAGTGTTTCCCCAAATTGACCATTAGCCTATGTATTCTTGCTAAAACTAAACTTGAAGCATAGGCCTAGCTACTCCCCGAGTCAAGTGTCTCAATAATTCCGTTCAGATTATCCTTCGTTTTCCACAATCCATTTAGATTGTATTGACCGCTGTCCGTGTTACATCTTTGAACATAATTTAACAACAAACATGAAATTGTCTGAAACATTTTTGTATCATGGGATGTTGCTTAATTTAATGAAAGACAGAAACACAAGAGCCCTACGGTATTAGGTTATTTGTTCAATCATGTCTGATGACACTTGTGCTGAACAGCAAATCATGAAGGCAGCACGTGTATTGAACGAATCTAAATGATTTCCTAGAAGAAAATATTCAGGCTAGTCTGACGATCTTTGAAATTGTGCTCACTGTGTGGGTTTGGGATTGATGTGTCTTGATTGTGTTTGTGCATTTACTTGTAGGCTATAGAATATGTTTTAAATGCATTTGTTTTGCTCCTGGTCTGGCACGTGTGTATCTGTAGACTTAATTACAGCAAAAATGATGTTTCAATTGAGGATTTACTTTAATAGAACCTATTCGTATTGTATTGTGCTTTCTAATTCTAGTATTCCCCCCATGTCTGTCTTTTACACAGGCTACAACAGCAAGGGATGTCCCAAGGCTCGGTTCGGTCTTTGGCAGATGATGATGGAACCGTCGATCGACTCGGACCCGCCTCTAGTCCCGAGGCTAGTTTGTCAAGCAAAGCCGCCACCTCCGCTATCTCGATCACTTCCAGCGACAGCGAATGTGACATCTAATGGCGCACGAGGCAGtccagaggagggagaggatacaTTCACAGGAGATAAATAAAGGAAATCCTAAAAGACAATCTAACAAAAAAACAGTCAGTGCCTGCGTTTGAATTTAAAGAAACTGGTCTTCTTTGATGGCTGCCAAAACATGAGGGATCTGACGGAATGCCCTGTCTTAAAGCTATACTTTCTTTTTGTTGTCGTTTTTCCGCTATGGATGGCTGAAGCTAATACAAGCGGACAGAAAATGTAAAGAAAAATCATATTCATATTCACAATCCCTTTTTAGGGAGGACTAATAAACCAATGCCTCAAGATACAactaaaaatgaagaaaaaaaatacatttgagcgCCTAACCTGCTATTTTCTGTGGGTATTTCATGTTGAAAAGACGCTGTAATATTTTTACTTTACTTTTAAAGTTTTATAAATAATGTTTATTTACCTATTTAAATGACTGCctctgttagaatgtgatattaTTTTGCTTGGTGTTTTTAATATTTACCTTGTGCACAGGTGAACCCGTTGAGCATGTGCGCTTTAGTAAACATGTGTTTCagtaaaaacgtttttttttttaagaagtaaagataacttaataAAATAATTGTTTATGAAAAGAACAAAACATCAGTTTTTTTATTCTCAGATTACAACGATTGAGAATGGTGTTTGCAGTTATTGTATCACTCGATTATTACTTGATATTACTAGGCAATCTAGTAATTTGCCACAATAAATTAGATTATAGTTTTGGGATTTGTGACGATATTTACAATATGATATCTGTGACAGAATATTTAAAGTATCGTCCTATGATAGGCCTATAGTGTGATGCAGCGTTCTGTATGTATAATTTTGTGCCTCTGCGTTGCCCTGATGAAGTGGTCTCGGTTATATATCTGGTTATTTCAGGCATGTTAAGTtagtagaggtgctgactaacggagAGTGAACTGTAGTAGGCTATACAAATAAGCAGTCGCACAATAAGCTCCCAGAAATATATTGGATAAATCAACGTTTCTGCATCACATTGTGAGGGTGTACGTACTTAACTACCACATAAGCTACAGATCATCAAATGTGGACTCTGAgtgagattttttattttttattttataatgCCACACTTTGTGCCGTGACACGTTCTCGACATATAGCCTAATTGACCAACAACATGCTTTGCGTCATGTAATACGGCATGACAGCCAGAGGTCAGAGAAAGGCCGGCTCACAAAACGAGACAGTCTCCCGGAGCAAAAACAAATTGTCCTACACAACACCATAATATGAAATGCGATCTGGCTGACGGATGTGCATGGAAATACTTAGGCTTTTGTCCTACATTTTAATCTCAATTGTGCTATTGTTGTGCATTTCAAATTATGATTTTGTAAACTAAACCTATCACATTTAGATATTTGAATCATCGATTTCTAGCTGATAGGCTAAAACTTGTCAAAGAATTGCATCTGCATGGGATGCGATAGGCTACTATTCGATCGTGGATCTATTCTAAACCATATTTCCTATTATCGCGGAATGAATGTTTGATAACCTAATGTCTGCCACGATTAGCCTATACACCTATGGCCTATTTTTCAAAATTATATTTCATTTCATGGCTATAATGA
This sequence is a window from Oncorhynchus gorbuscha isolate QuinsamMale2020 ecotype Even-year linkage group LG17, OgorEven_v1.0, whole genome shotgun sequence. Protein-coding genes within it:
- the LOC124001183 gene encoding homeobox protein SIX6, with the translated sequence MFQLPILNFSPQQVAGVCETLEESGDIERLGRFLWSLPVAPAACEVLNKNESVLRARAIVAYHTGNFRELYHILENHKFTKESHTKLQALWLEAHYQEAEKLRGRPLGPVDKYRVRKKFPLPRTIWDGEQKTHCFKERTRHLLREWYLQDPYPNPSKKRELAQATGLTPTQVGNWFKNRRQRDRAAAAKNRLQQQGMSQGSVRSLADDDGTVDRLGPASSPEASLSSKAATSAISITSSDSECDI